The stretch of DNA GCTTGGGCGGACGCACGGCCTCGCGCAGCAGCGCGGCCAGGCGCTGCACCACCTCCTCGCGGTTGCGCCGCTGGCTGCGGTGGGCGTCGCTGGCCAGGATCAGGTCGCCGTCGGCCGTCAGCCGGCTGGCCAGGGCACGGCGCAGGCGCTCCTTCTGGATGGGCCCGAAGGCGGCGCTGGCCTCGAGGTTCCAGCGCACCTGGATCCGCGTGTCGGCGGTGTTCACGTGCTGCCCCCCCGGCCCGGACGAGCGGCTCGCGGTGAACTCCAGCTCCACGGCAGGCAGGGTGATGCGGTCGTTGATGAGGATGTCGTCGGCCATGGCTTTGTCACTTCTCCGGGTTGGCCGTATCATAGGGCGCGCCGGGGGCGTCGGCAATCTTCGCCCCTGCGCCACGACCCCGTCGACCGAAAGGGACCGCCGTGATCATCCGCAAGCTGAGCGAGGTCGAGCAGACCTCCGTCGACATGGAAGGCGTCCGGGGCATCACCAAGCAGCTGGTGCTCGGCAGCGGCGACGGCGTGCCGAACTTCTCGTTCCGCGTCTTCACCCTCGCGCCGGGCGGCCACTCGCCCCACCACAGCCACGACGTGGAGCACCTGAACTTCGTGCTCTCGGGCCAGGGCGCCCTGATGGACGGCGAGGGACGCGCCAACCCCCTCGGCCAGGGCGACTTCGCCTTCGTCGCGCCCGGCGACGTGCACCAGTTCCGCAACACCGGCGACGAGCCTTTCGTGTTCATCTGCGCGGTGCCGAAGGCCTACGAGTAGCCCGCGGACGGGGCGGAACGCCGTGCGGAGGAGCAGCCGGCCGGGCCCGGTCGGTGCGGCGACGGATGACTTTCGCCTTCATCGTCGGGGCGTCCGCCGCGTTCGGAACCCTTTTCATCCATTTCGGAATCCGGGGGTAGGCCGGACGAACGTCCGGCCCCGGTCCTTCCCTACGGCTCGACCGGCACCGCCGGCTCCGGCCCCTCCGCCTCCGCGTCGTCCAGCAGGTAGTGCCGGAACCAGGCCAGTTCCCGCGTCTGGTAGTCGATCATGTGGCTCGGCCGGTTGATGCCGTGCCCCTCGCCGGGGTACAGCACCAGGCGCGAGTCGACGCCGTTCAGCTGCAGATAGGTGAACATCTCGACGGACTGGCGCGGGTCCACGGGCTCGTCGTCGAGTCCGTGCATGACGAGGGTCGGCGTGGTGATGCTGCCCGCCCGCGACGCCGGACTGTGCTCCCACATGCGCTGCAGGTCGTCGTCCCAGGGGCGCCGGTAGCCGTCGATGAAGAGCTGCGGGTTGTTCTGGCCCATGGCCGAGGTGTAGTTCCAGATGCCCGCGATGGAGACGGCCGCCTTGAAGCGGTCGGTGCGCGAGACGACGTTGTTGGTCGTCAGGCCGCCGTAGCTGTAGCCGGTGAAGCCGAGACGGTCCGGATCCATGGTGCCCCGCGCCACGAGCTCGTCGACGGCCGCC from bacterium encodes:
- the arfB gene encoding aminoacyl-tRNA hydrolase: MADDILINDRITLPAVELEFTASRSSGPGGQHVNTADTRIQVRWNLEASAAFGPIQKERLRRALASRLTADGDLILASDAHRSQRRNREEVVQRLAALLREAVRPPKPRRATKPTRASRERRLQDKKRRSQLKKDRRGDS
- a CDS encoding cupin domain-containing protein, yielding MIIRKLSEVEQTSVDMEGVRGITKQLVLGSGDGVPNFSFRVFTLAPGGHSPHHSHDVEHLNFVLSGQGALMDGEGRANPLGQGDFAFVAPGDVHQFRNTGDEPFVFICAVPKAYE